Proteins encoded within one genomic window of Coprococcus phoceensis:
- a CDS encoding nucleotidyltransferase family protein, producing MKKPVLVIMAAGMGSRYGGLKQIDPVDEQGHIIMDFSIYDAKKAGFEKVVFIIKKENEADFKEAVGKRMEEVMEVSYVFQDLHNLPEGYEVPEGRVKPWGTAHAVFSCIDEIDGPFAVINADDYYGRDAFQKIYDYLSTHEDDDKFRYTMVGYQLENTLTENGHVARGVCTMNEAGELVSVVERTRIEKKGDGAAYTEDEGETWTELPKGSIVSMNMWGFTASILQEIKNGFTAFLDEGLKTNPLKCEYFLPTVVSNLLAEDRATVAVLTSADKWYGVTYKEDKPVVVNAIKNMKESGLYPENLWGEK from the coding sequence ATGAAAAAACCAGTATTAGTAATTATGGCAGCAGGAATGGGAAGCAGATATGGCGGATTAAAACAGATTGATCCGGTGGACGAGCAAGGTCATATCATTATGGATTTCTCAATCTATGATGCAAAAAAAGCGGGATTTGAAAAAGTAGTATTTATCATTAAAAAAGAAAATGAGGCTGATTTTAAAGAGGCTGTCGGAAAACGTATGGAAGAAGTAATGGAAGTGTCTTATGTATTCCAGGATTTACATAACTTGCCGGAAGGATATGAAGTGCCTGAAGGACGTGTGAAACCATGGGGAACAGCACATGCAGTATTCAGCTGTATCGATGAGATTGACGGACCTTTCGCAGTAATCAATGCAGATGATTACTATGGAAGAGATGCATTCCAGAAAATTTATGACTATCTGTCAACACACGAAGACGATGATAAATTCCGTTACACAATGGTAGGTTATCAATTAGAAAATACATTGACTGAGAACGGTCATGTGGCACGTGGTGTCTGCACGATGAATGAAGCCGGAGAACTTGTGAGCGTTGTGGAAAGAACACGCATCGAGAAAAAAGGAGACGGAGCGGCGTACACAGAAGATGAAGGAGAGACATGGACAGAACTTCCAAAAGGAAGCATTGTTTCTATGAATATGTGGGGATTCACAGCAAGCATCCTTCAGGAGATTAAGAACGGATTTACAGCATTTTTAGATGAAGGACTTAAGACAAATCCTTTGAAATGTGAATACTTCCTTCCGACAGTTGTAAGTAATCTGCTTGCAGAAGACCGTGCAACAGTGGCAGTTCTGACATCAGCAGACAAATGGTACGGAGTGACATATAAAGAAGATAAACCGGTTGTAGTGAATGCGATTAAAAATATGAAAGAATCAGGTTTGTATCCAGAGAACCTGTGGGGAGAAAAATAA
- a CDS encoding carbohydrate ABC transporter permease: protein MKKKPGKIISKILIYVALFALAVSIIVPVAWVFMASLKKNAEFIGGDVNPWALPKTFHYQNFITAFQDANMGTFFLNSVIVTAIALLLLLVLALPASYVLARFNFKGRKFLNGAFMAGLFVNINYIVVPIFLMLSSANRALGVEFFLNNRFILAVIYATSALPFTIYLLSGYFKTLPKGFEEAAYIDGCGHFKTMTKIMIPMAKPSIITVILFNFLSFWNEYIIAYTLMDGNDTLAMGLKNLMAVERTATNYGIMYAGLVIVMLPTLILYICVQKRLTEGMTLGGLKG from the coding sequence ATGAAGAAAAAACCAGGAAAAATTATATCTAAAATATTAATCTATGTAGCTCTTTTTGCCTTGGCAGTTTCCATTATTGTGCCAGTTGCATGGGTATTTATGGCGAGTTTGAAAAAAAATGCAGAATTCATTGGTGGAGATGTAAATCCGTGGGCTTTGCCGAAGACGTTTCATTATCAGAACTTTATCACGGCATTCCAAGATGCAAACATGGGAACTTTCTTTTTGAATTCTGTAATTGTAACAGCAATTGCATTGTTACTGCTGTTGGTGCTTGCACTTCCGGCATCTTATGTACTTGCAAGATTTAATTTTAAAGGAAGAAAATTTTTAAACGGTGCATTTATGGCGGGACTTTTTGTAAACATCAACTACATTGTAGTGCCGATTTTCTTGATGTTAAGTTCTGCAAACAGAGCGTTGGGAGTAGAGTTCTTTTTGAATAACCGTTTTATTTTGGCAGTTATCTATGCGACAAGTGCCCTTCCATTTACGATTTATCTGTTGAGTGGCTACTTTAAGACACTTCCAAAAGGATTTGAGGAAGCCGCTTACATCGATGGATGTGGTCACTTTAAGACGATGACAAAGATTATGATTCCAATGGCAAAACCAAGTATTATTACAGTAATCTTGTTTAACTTCCTGTCATTCTGGAATGAATATATCATTGCTTACACATTGATGGATGGTAATGACACTCTTGCTATGGGACTTAAGAACCTGATGGCAGTAGAGAGAACAGCAACAAACTATGGTATCATGTATGCAGGTCTTGTAATCGTTATGTTGCCAACGTTGATTCTGTACATTTGTGTTCAGAAACGTTTGACAGAGGGTATGACTCTCGGTGGATTGAAAGGTTAG
- a CDS encoding phosphotransferase enzyme family protein, giving the protein MGRISDRQIDEAIANFRFEGTLIEQRPYGNGHINDTFLLTFDIGEMGRLRVILQCMNKSIFTKPVELMENVLGVTSYLRKKIIENGGDPERETLNVIRTVANRPYFVDSQGDYWRAYKFIEGATSYDQVETPEDFYQSAVSFGNFQRLLADYPAETLHETIVGFHDTKARFATFKKAVEEDVCGRAASVQKEIDFVLAHEDVANVFGDMLANGELPLRVTHNDTKLNNIMIDDKTGKGICVIDLDTVMPGLAMNDFGDSIRFGASTAAEDEQDLSKVSCDMELFDVYAKGFIEGCGGKLTQKEIEMMPMGAKVMTFECGMRFLTDHLQGDTYFKIHRENHNLDRCRTQFKLVEDMEAKWDTMQEIIKKYNS; this is encoded by the coding sequence ATGGGAAGAATTTCAGATAGACAAATAGATGAAGCAATTGCAAATTTTAGATTTGAAGGGACATTGATTGAACAAAGACCATATGGAAACGGACACATCAATGATACATTCCTTTTGACATTTGATATCGGGGAGATGGGAAGACTGCGCGTGATCTTACAGTGCATGAACAAATCCATTTTTACAAAACCGGTAGAACTTATGGAGAATGTTTTAGGAGTGACTTCTTATCTGCGCAAAAAGATTATCGAGAACGGTGGAGACCCGGAAAGAGAGACTTTGAACGTAATTCGCACTGTAGCAAACAGACCATATTTTGTGGATTCACAGGGAGATTACTGGAGAGCATATAAATTCATCGAAGGGGCAACAAGCTATGATCAGGTAGAGACACCGGAGGATTTCTATCAGAGCGCAGTTTCATTTGGTAATTTCCAAAGACTGCTTGCAGACTATCCGGCAGAGACACTTCACGAGACAATTGTAGGCTTCCATGATACAAAAGCAAGATTTGCTACATTCAAGAAAGCGGTAGAAGAAGATGTGTGCGGACGTGCAGCATCTGTACAGAAAGAAATCGATTTTGTACTTGCACATGAAGACGTTGCAAATGTATTCGGAGATATGCTTGCAAATGGAGAACTTCCACTTCGTGTTACTCACAATGACACAAAATTGAATAACATCATGATTGATGACAAGACAGGAAAAGGTATCTGTGTGATTGACTTAGACACTGTTATGCCAGGACTTGCAATGAATGACTTTGGTGATTCTATCCGTTTTGGTGCAAGCACAGCAGCAGAAGACGAGCAGGATCTTTCAAAAGTATCTTGTGATATGGAATTGTTTGATGTGTATGCAAAAGGTTTCATTGAAGGATGCGGCGGCAAATTGACACAGAAAGAAATTGAAATGATGCCGATGGGAGCAAAAGTAATGACATTTGAATGTGGTATGAGATTCCTTACTGACCACCTTCAGGGAGATACATACTTTAAGATCCACAGAGAGAACCATAACCTTGACAGATGTCGTACACAGTTTAAACTGGTGGAAGACATGGAAGCAAAATGGGATACAATGCAGGAAATTATTAAAAAATACAATTCATAA
- a CDS encoding DUF6903 family protein: MNNAVRNIIMIIVFVVCLALIIIGQRNISVSGLVMELVGLVGLLTLLFVYNHRYK, from the coding sequence ATGAATAATGCAGTAAGAAACATTATTATGATTATCGTATTTGTTGTCTGCCTGGCTCTGATCATTATTGGACAAAGAAATATCTCAGTCTCAGGTCTTGTGATGGAACTTGTTGGACTTGTTGGGCTGCTGACTCTTTTGTTCGTATACAACCACAGATATAAATAG
- the galE gene encoding UDP-glucose 4-epimerase GalE, whose translation MTILVTGGAGYIGSHTCIELISAGYDVVVVDNLCNSCKEALDRVEKIVGKTIKFYEADIRDAEAMKNIFEKEDIDAVIHFAGLKSVGESVAKPLEYYDNNIAGTLVLCDAMRNAGVKNIIFSSSATVYGDPAFVPITEECPKGQCTNPYGWSKSMLEQILTDLHTADSEWNVVLLRYFNPVGAHKSGTIGENPKGIPNNLMPYITQVAVGKLECLGVFGDDYDTPDGTGVRDYIHVVDLALGHVKALKKIEEKAGVKVYNLGTGNGYSVLDMVKAFGKACGKEIPYQIKARRPGDIASCYADPTKAKEELGWVAERGLDEMCEDSWRWQSNNPEGYAE comes from the coding sequence ATGACGATTTTAGTAACAGGTGGAGCAGGATATATCGGAAGCCATACATGTATTGAACTGATCAGTGCAGGATATGATGTGGTTGTAGTAGACAATTTATGTAATTCTTGTAAAGAAGCGTTAGACCGTGTGGAAAAGATTGTCGGAAAGACAATTAAGTTCTATGAAGCAGATATTCGTGATGCAGAAGCGATGAAAAATATCTTTGAGAAAGAAGATATTGATGCAGTAATTCATTTTGCAGGATTGAAATCAGTAGGTGAATCTGTAGCAAAGCCATTAGAATATTATGATAACAATATTGCAGGAACTTTGGTGCTTTGTGATGCGATGAGAAATGCAGGCGTGAAGAACATTATCTTCAGCTCTTCTGCAACAGTTTATGGAGATCCTGCATTCGTACCGATCACAGAAGAATGCCCAAAAGGACAGTGCACAAATCCATATGGATGGTCAAAATCAATGCTGGAACAGATTTTAACAGATCTTCATACAGCAGATTCAGAATGGAACGTAGTATTACTTCGTTACTTCAATCCAGTTGGAGCACATAAGAGCGGAACAATCGGAGAGAATCCAAAAGGAATCCCAAACAACTTAATGCCATACATCACACAGGTAGCGGTTGGCAAATTGGAATGCCTTGGAGTGTTCGGTGATGATTATGATACACCGGATGGAACAGGGGTACGTGATTACATCCACGTAGTAGACCTTGCACTTGGACACGTAAAAGCTTTGAAGAAAATTGAAGAAAAAGCAGGAGTGAAAGTTTACAATCTTGGAACAGGAAACGGATACTCTGTACTTGATATGGTAAAAGCATTCGGAAAAGCATGCGGAAAAGAGATTCCATATCAGATCAAGGCGAGAAGACCTGGCGATATTGCATCATGTTATGCAGACCCAACAAAAGCGAAAGAAGAACTTGGCTGGGTAGCAGAAAGAGGACTTGATGAGATGTGCGAGGATTCTTGGAGATGGCAGTCAAATAATCCAGAAGGATATGCTGAATAA
- a CDS encoding signal peptidase I, with protein sequence MKKPIAATVCSVVGTILLALVIVVCIPLTVPRIAGYQIYTVISGSMEPAIPTGSLVYVRNTAPSGIEKGDVIAFYGSLENGSIITHRVVSNNSVSGEFVTKGDANAKEDMEPVSYENFLGKVTLSVPVLGGILAAVVTVPGKIAAGSMILLALVLHVIAGKLKGSSKEQ encoded by the coding sequence ATGAAAAAACCAATTGCAGCGACGGTGTGCAGTGTCGTGGGAACAATTCTTCTGGCGCTTGTCATTGTCGTATGTATTCCGCTGACAGTTCCGCGGATTGCGGGGTATCAGATCTACACAGTGATCAGTGGAAGTATGGAGCCGGCAATTCCGACAGGCAGCCTTGTATATGTAAGAAATACGGCTCCGTCCGGAATCGAAAAAGGTGATGTGATTGCATTTTACGGCTCTTTAGAGAATGGTTCAATCATCACGCACCGTGTTGTGTCAAACAACAGTGTATCCGGTGAGTTTGTCACCAAAGGGGATGCGAATGCAAAAGAGGATATGGAGCCGGTAAGCTATGAGAACTTCCTTGGGAAAGTCACTTTGAGTGTGCCGGTGCTTGGCGGAATACTGGCGGCGGTTGTTACTGTTCCGGGAAAAATCGCAGCGGGGAGTATGATTTTGCTGGCGCTGGTGTTACATGTGATTGCCGGGAAACTGAAAGGGAGTTCAAAGGAGCAATAA
- a CDS encoding AraC family transcriptional regulator, translating to MSNRRYGLEETELEKLNIRLLYITQARYDTDWHSIAHTHHFTELFYVVQGSGYFLVEDKKFPVKEDDLVIINPNVSHTELGSKGRPLEYIALGINGLKFKDGNLDTTYDYSLHNFHEYKEEFSFYLKTLLREIQNKGEYFETVCQNLLEALVLTLVRRTKKQLSFTPTKKITKECRFVEQYIDEHFMEDITLQTLSDLTYLNKYYLVHAFKNYKGVSPINYLINRRLVEAKHLLATTNYPISKIAASIGFSSQSYFSQVFRKETGMSPNAYRQNEELQKDTGQS from the coding sequence ATGAGCAATCGACGTTATGGTCTTGAGGAGACCGAACTTGAAAAACTGAATATCCGTTTACTATATATCACTCAAGCTCGATATGATACAGACTGGCACAGCATTGCCCATACGCATCATTTTACAGAATTATTCTATGTCGTTCAGGGCAGTGGCTATTTTCTTGTGGAGGATAAAAAATTTCCGGTCAAAGAAGATGACCTCGTCATCATCAACCCAAATGTTTCTCATACAGAGCTGGGCAGCAAAGGCAGACCACTTGAGTATATCGCACTTGGAATCAACGGCCTGAAATTCAAAGATGGGAATCTTGACACCACCTATGATTACAGTCTGCATAATTTTCATGAATATAAAGAAGAATTCTCTTTTTACTTAAAGACACTTCTTCGGGAGATTCAAAATAAAGGAGAGTATTTCGAAACTGTCTGCCAAAATTTATTGGAGGCGCTTGTATTAACATTGGTTAGAAGAACAAAGAAACAGCTGTCATTCACACCAACAAAAAAGATTACAAAAGAATGTCGTTTTGTCGAACAATATATTGATGAGCATTTTATGGAAGATATTACACTTCAGACGCTGAGTGATCTCACTTATTTGAACAAATATTATCTTGTTCATGCATTTAAAAACTATAAGGGAGTGTCTCCAATCAATTATTTGATTAACCGAAGACTTGTTGAAGCCAAACATTTACTTGCTACAACCAATTATCCAATCTCCAAAATTGCAGCTTCCATCGGCTTTTCTTCCCAATCCTATTTTTCCCAGGTTTTTCGAAAAGAGACAGGCATGTCGCCAAATGCCTACCGACAAAATGAAGAGTTACAAAAAGACACCGGACAATCATAA
- a CDS encoding carbohydrate ABC transporter permease: MNRKSAERKFIFICLAPAVILVSLFIFIPTVNVFRMSLYRMGGITNKQTFIGFENFKTLMGDKNFLQAMQNSILIIVLVTICTIVLAILFATLLQRGNFKGNNFFRIIFYIPNILSIVVIAGIFGAIYNPTTGLLNTFLRAIGLDALARNWMSESNIVIYSVIFALVWQAIGYYMVMYMASMAAIPPDYYEAASLDGATELQMFSKITFPLIWSNIRTTLTFYIISTINLSFLFVQIMSDGGPNGKTEVFLNYMYKQAYGNGAYGYGMAIGVVVFIFSFVLSGIVNKITDREVYEF, translated from the coding sequence ATGAACAGAAAAAGCGCAGAAAGAAAATTTATTTTTATTTGTCTTGCTCCAGCAGTTATTTTAGTATCTCTGTTTATTTTTATCCCTACAGTCAATGTATTTAGAATGTCATTGTATCGTATGGGAGGTATTACAAATAAACAAACATTTATTGGATTTGAGAACTTTAAGACATTAATGGGAGACAAGAACTTCTTACAGGCGATGCAGAACTCTATTTTGATTATTGTTCTTGTGACAATCTGCACAATTGTGCTTGCAATTTTATTTGCAACATTATTACAGAGAGGAAACTTTAAGGGAAACAACTTTTTTAGAATTATTTTTTACATTCCTAATATTTTAAGTATAGTTGTTATTGCTGGTATTTTTGGAGCGATTTATAATCCGACTACTGGTTTGTTAAACACATTTTTGAGAGCAATCGGGTTAGATGCCTTGGCGAGAAACTGGATGTCCGAATCTAACATTGTAATCTATTCGGTAATTTTTGCGTTGGTATGGCAGGCAATCGGTTATTATATGGTTATGTATATGGCAAGTATGGCTGCAATTCCACCGGATTATTATGAGGCGGCATCGCTTGATGGTGCAACAGAACTTCAGATGTTCTCTAAGATTACATTCCCGTTGATTTGGAGCAATATCCGTACAACACTTACATTCTACATTATCAGTACAATCAACTTGAGTTTCTTGTTTGTTCAGATTATGTCAGATGGTGGACCGAATGGAAAAACAGAAGTATTCTTGAACTATATGTATAAACAGGCATATGGAAATGGTGCATACGGATACGGAATGGCAATCGGTGTAGTAGTATTTATCTTCTCATTTGTATTATCAGGAATTGTGAATAAAATTACTGACCGTGAAGTATATGAATTTTAG
- a CDS encoding carbohydrate ABC transporter substrate-binding protein — MKMKKVVAMLLSVAMVASMAVGCGSKDDSKDANEDGKKVLKFAAFEGGNGTEIWENIEKAFEESHEDVDVQLELSSELDKDLTKDFQNGDIPDVVYYNLGQKSGFTETMLKEHAIADISDVFDDELKSKLVGGITENAAAQPYGDGKVYLAPIIYTPTGLWYNKDMFGEGKYTLPTTWDEFFALGEQAKEDGIALFTYPQPGYFDATMYQMLAQAGGMEFYNKAVNYDANTWTSAEGKQVIDTIAKLASPEYLWSDTVANANADGGFKINQQAVIDNKALFMPNGNWVIGEMANSTPEGFNWGMMAPPKFTADQENYIYTFTEQMWVPAEAPNMELAKEFIKFMYSDEVVDLMLANKVENKETGEKVATPIVSPVLGASDKLEDGVVKDTYTLASSEGYNAVAGTWATTKAIDGFDMKGTVYGAIDALNTGDLTADAYQQQLIDAWTKCLENLQ; from the coding sequence ATGAAAATGAAAAAAGTTGTAGCTATGTTACTTTCAGTGGCTATGGTTGCATCTATGGCAGTTGGTTGCGGAAGCAAAGACGATAGTAAAGATGCAAATGAAGATGGAAAAAAAGTATTAAAGTTTGCTGCTTTTGAAGGTGGTAACGGTACTGAAATTTGGGAAAATATTGAAAAGGCTTTTGAAGAATCTCACGAAGATGTAGACGTTCAGTTAGAGTTATCTTCTGAATTGGACAAGGATCTTACAAAAGATTTCCAGAATGGAGATATTCCGGACGTTGTATACTACAACTTAGGACAAAAAAGCGGTTTCACAGAGACGATGTTAAAAGAGCATGCAATCGCAGATATTTCAGATGTGTTTGATGATGAACTGAAATCCAAGTTGGTTGGTGGCATTACAGAAAATGCTGCAGCTCAGCCATATGGTGACGGAAAAGTTTATCTTGCACCGATTATCTATACACCAACAGGATTATGGTACAACAAAGACATGTTTGGTGAAGGAAAATACACACTTCCAACAACATGGGATGAGTTCTTTGCACTTGGTGAACAGGCAAAAGAAGATGGAATTGCATTATTTACATATCCACAACCAGGTTATTTTGATGCAACAATGTATCAGATGTTAGCTCAGGCTGGTGGAATGGAATTCTACAACAAAGCTGTTAACTATGATGCAAACACATGGACATCAGCAGAAGGAAAACAAGTTATTGATACAATTGCTAAATTGGCTTCACCAGAATATTTATGGTCAGATACAGTTGCAAATGCAAATGCTGACGGTGGATTCAAAATTAATCAGCAGGCAGTAATTGATAATAAGGCATTATTTATGCCAAACGGTAACTGGGTGATTGGAGAGATGGCAAACTCTACTCCGGAAGGATTTAACTGGGGAATGATGGCACCGCCGAAATTTACAGCTGATCAGGAGAATTATATCTACACATTTACAGAGCAAATGTGGGTACCGGCTGAAGCTCCTAACATGGAATTAGCAAAAGAATTTATCAAATTCATGTACTCAGATGAAGTAGTAGATCTTATGTTAGCTAACAAAGTTGAGAATAAAGAAACAGGCGAAAAAGTCGCAACACCGATTGTGTCACCAGTTCTTGGGGCATCTGACAAATTGGAGGATGGTGTTGTTAAAGATACATACACATTAGCATCTTCAGAAGGATATAATGCAGTAGCTGGTACTTGGGCAACAACAAAAGCTATCGATGGCTTTGATATGAAAGGGACAGTATACGGAGCAATTGATGCACTTAACACTGGTGACTTAACAGCAGACGCTTATCAACAACAATTGATTGATGCATGGACAAAATGCTTAGAGAATCTTCAATAA